In Mucilaginibacter celer, one DNA window encodes the following:
- a CDS encoding XrtN system VIT domain-containing protein, whose product MKNILATLSQNNIIKTGLILITISAGFFCIVESGFFEITEGTAFGAFCLNYLASLVFFFLVIFKGFKRLHYWVLLLVLWFVSAFALNRSLNVFDSSVTWLCVVIWLSAIGLILSVFMDDLGVIAKHTVSFLLGIALLLFIYYSVYLTSMYILGIFGAIALGFSLHAFVPAGLAIATFIALKQNLKGNPSLKMAFAAGILIPLVACAVFIWQWKSINKQVNLAINHNTLSEGKLPTWMVIAQNIPHNALAEKIIKADIVYKTANLSDNWFWGNWHSAAFDEPKKHDPFVVIASLFGGEINLDENDRIKILEAMYNSRHQAQERLWTGDMLSTANVITNIKIFPEYRLAYTEKTLTVHNAEKRTWRGNEEAIYTFHVPEGSVVSSLSLWIDGKEQKSRLTTKAKADSAYHEIVGVEQHDPSVLHWQEGNTVTARIFPCTPEENRKFRVGITSPLLKRGDMLTYQSSYFDGPSPDAATEAIQVSFSKKPESLDLPGFDEISSGVYTADRNYRPDEQITFKAPPLANTPFTFAGNGYQLKDYQPQTTVFTPERIYLDLNAEWTASELDELWPAIKNKKVYYYDGKLEKLTDQNRDQVYNRMSKLNFSMFPVNEIRHPETALLITKCAETSPNLYDLNESEFGKVLTTYLPKAKPIQLYNIGTNLTPYLKALKEMRVFIYNEGDLETLQNHLAKNRFNNPQEDSTHVVLAQSGLMIAQTADTLKIGNAPDHLLRLFAYNDIMKKVGPHYFDKTYVQPDVIAEANQAFIASPVSSLIVLETQKDYERFGIDENKNSLQNASAKSSGAVPEPGEWLLILVVIGVINFLVYKNKHVQPEL is encoded by the coding sequence ATGAAAAACATCCTTGCAACCCTATCACAAAACAACATTATTAAAACAGGCCTAATCCTCATCACTATATCCGCCGGATTCTTCTGTATAGTAGAGTCCGGCTTTTTTGAAATTACTGAAGGTACAGCATTCGGAGCCTTTTGCCTCAATTACCTGGCCTCGCTGGTATTTTTCTTTTTAGTGATTTTTAAAGGCTTTAAGCGCCTGCATTATTGGGTATTATTACTGGTATTGTGGTTTGTAAGCGCATTTGCACTTAACCGCAGCCTAAATGTGTTTGACAGCTCGGTAACCTGGCTCTGCGTTGTAATCTGGCTATCGGCCATAGGGTTAATCCTCTCTGTTTTTATGGATGATCTTGGGGTTATTGCCAAACATACAGTGTCTTTTTTATTAGGAATTGCCCTGCTGCTGTTCATTTATTACAGCGTTTACCTTACATCCATGTACATTTTAGGCATTTTTGGAGCCATTGCACTGGGCTTTTCGCTTCATGCCTTTGTGCCCGCAGGTTTGGCCATAGCAACCTTTATTGCCTTAAAGCAAAACTTAAAAGGAAACCCATCACTAAAAATGGCTTTTGCAGCCGGGATCTTGATTCCTCTTGTGGCATGTGCTGTTTTTATCTGGCAATGGAAAAGTATTAACAAACAGGTAAACCTCGCTATCAATCACAATACCTTATCCGAAGGGAAGCTGCCCACCTGGATGGTGATTGCCCAGAATATCCCGCACAATGCCCTGGCCGAAAAAATTATTAAGGCAGATATTGTTTATAAAACCGCGAACCTGAGCGATAACTGGTTTTGGGGTAACTGGCACAGCGCCGCTTTTGACGAGCCTAAAAAGCACGATCCTTTTGTAGTGATAGCCAGTTTATTTGGCGGAGAGATCAACCTTGACGAAAACGATCGCATTAAAATACTGGAGGCTATGTACAATTCACGCCACCAGGCACAGGAGCGGCTTTGGACGGGCGATATGCTGAGCACAGCCAACGTGATCACCAATATTAAAATATTCCCCGAATACCGCCTGGCCTATACCGAAAAAACGCTTACAGTACACAATGCCGAAAAGCGTACCTGGCGCGGTAATGAAGAAGCTATTTATACTTTTCATGTTCCGGAAGGTTCGGTAGTGAGTTCGTTATCGCTGTGGATAGATGGCAAGGAGCAAAAATCAAGGCTTACCACCAAGGCTAAGGCCGATTCGGCTTACCACGAGATTGTTGGCGTTGAACAACATGACCCATCGGTATTACACTGGCAGGAAGGTAATACCGTAACCGCGCGAATTTTTCCCTGCACACCAGAGGAAAACCGAAAATTCAGGGTGGGCATAACCAGTCCGCTGTTAAAGCGGGGTGATATGCTCACCTATCAAAGCAGTTATTTCGATGGCCCTTCGCCGGATGCGGCTACCGAAGCAATCCAGGTATCGTTCAGCAAAAAGCCGGAGAGCCTTGATCTCCCCGGCTTTGATGAAATAAGCAGTGGTGTTTACACGGCCGACAGGAATTACCGGCCCGATGAGCAGATCACGTTTAAAGCCCCGCCGCTTGCCAATACCCCTTTTACGTTTGCGGGTAACGGCTACCAGCTAAAGGATTACCAGCCGCAAACCACCGTTTTTACACCCGAACGCATCTATCTCGATTTAAATGCCGAATGGACTGCCTCCGAACTCGACGAGCTTTGGCCCGCCATCAAAAACAAAAAAGTATATTATTACGATGGCAAACTGGAAAAACTAACCGACCAAAACCGGGACCAGGTATACAACCGGATGAGCAAGCTCAACTTCAGCATGTTTCCGGTTAACGAGATCAGGCACCCCGAAACCGCTCTGCTTATCACTAAATGTGCCGAAACCTCGCCCAACCTGTACGATCTGAACGAATCGGAATTTGGGAAAGTGCTTACCACTTACCTCCCCAAAGCCAAACCCATACAGCTTTATAATATAGGTACCAACCTAACACCGTATTTGAAAGCACTGAAGGAAATGAGGGTGTTTATCTATAATGAGGGCGACCTGGAAACCCTGCAAAACCATCTTGCAAAAAACCGGTTCAACAATCCGCAGGAAGATTCGACGCATGTGGTGCTCGCACAATCGGGCCTGATGATAGCACAAACTGCCGACACCCTGAAAATCGGCAATGCGCCTGATCATTTGCTGCGCCTGTTTGCCTATAACGATATTATGAAAAAGGTTGGTCCGCATTATTTTGATAAAACCTATGTGCAGCCAGATGTTATTGCCGAGGCTAACCAGGCTTTCATCGCCTCTCCGGTTTCGAGCCTTATTGTGCTGGAAACGCAAAAGGATTATGAGCGCTTCGGGATTGATGAAAATAAAAACAGCCTGCAAAATGCCTCGGCCAAATCATCCGGCGCAGTACCCGAGCCGGGCGAGTGGCTGCTTATTTTGGTTGTGATTGGAGTTATTAACTTTTTAGTTTATAAAAACAAACATGTTCAGCCGGAGCTATAA
- a CDS encoding winged helix-turn-helix domain-containing protein has translation MNISLEQFDKAFENRIRLQIMSVLVANESYDFNSLKELLDLTDGNLASHLKALEKEEYIQVQKSFIGRKPNTRYLASEKGRAAFRLHLLALENLIKQQKL, from the coding sequence GTGAATATATCATTAGAACAGTTTGACAAAGCTTTTGAAAACCGCATCCGCCTGCAAATTATGAGCGTACTGGTTGCCAACGAAAGCTATGATTTTAATTCGCTTAAAGAATTGCTGGATCTTACAGATGGCAACCTGGCCTCGCATCTCAAAGCTTTAGAAAAAGAGGAATACATCCAGGTGCAGAAAAGTTTCATAGGCCGCAAGCCAAACACCCGCTACCTCGCATCCGAAAAAGGGCGGGCCGCTTTCAGACTGCATCTTCTGGCTCTCGAAAATTTAATCAAACAACAAAAACTGTAA
- a CDS encoding DCC1-like thiol-disulfide oxidoreductase family protein — translation MKALKNHVILFDAECPMCRVYTNAFVKTGMLDQGGRTAYQSEQATTCPVYDRRRAVNEIALINLENGEVTYGVKSLFKILANAWPLFAPLFSFNPFVWLMSKVYAFISYNRRVIIPAAETGFEYQPTFKLHYRLLYLLFTWFCTGFILSAYAHLLVGMVPLGNPYREYVICGGQIIFQGAAICSFDRRNLWTYLGNMMTISFAGSLLLLIGLLISHFVQLHALVYTLYFMAVAGLMFLEHVRRTKLLGLGWVLTVTWVIYRIVLLGLILKLN, via the coding sequence ATGAAAGCGCTAAAAAATCATGTCATCCTTTTTGATGCCGAGTGCCCGATGTGCAGGGTTTATACCAACGCGTTTGTAAAAACAGGGATGCTTGACCAGGGCGGCCGCACGGCCTACCAAAGTGAGCAAGCCACCACCTGCCCGGTTTACGACAGGCGGCGTGCCGTTAACGAGATTGCACTCATCAACCTTGAAAACGGCGAAGTAACTTATGGCGTAAAAAGCCTGTTTAAAATACTTGCCAATGCCTGGCCCCTGTTTGCGCCGTTGTTTAGCTTTAACCCCTTTGTTTGGCTAATGAGTAAGGTATACGCCTTTATATCATACAACCGCCGGGTTATTATTCCCGCCGCCGAAACCGGGTTTGAATACCAGCCAACTTTTAAATTGCATTACCGCCTGCTGTACCTGCTGTTTACCTGGTTTTGCACAGGCTTTATCCTCTCCGCTTATGCCCATCTGCTGGTTGGTATGGTGCCGCTGGGTAATCCTTACCGCGAGTATGTGATTTGCGGTGGGCAGATTATTTTTCAGGGCGCAGCGATATGCAGTTTCGACCGCCGCAACCTGTGGACATACCTGGGCAATATGATGACCATCTCTTTCGCCGGCAGCTTATTGTTGCTGATTGGTTTGCTGATTAGCCATTTTGTACAACTGCACGCCCTTGTTTACACCCTGTATTTTATGGCAGTTGCAGGGCTCATGTTTTTAGAACATGTACGCCGTACCAAACTATTGGGGCTGGGCTGGGTGCTTACCGTTACCTGGGTAATCTATCGCATCGTTTTACTGGGGCTTATTTTAAAACTGAACTAA
- a CDS encoding TIGR01777 family oxidoreductase, with the protein MKPYKKIVLAGGNGYLGTVLAKYYRDLANEVIILARKQKPVDGNVHTALWDGETEAGWTVHLAGAEMLINLCGKNVNCRYTEKNKQEIVRSRVVPTQLLGRVINKMTDPPKLWINLSSATIYRHAEDHPQDEETGEIGYGFSIDVCNIWEKTFFEADTPHTRKVALRMGIVLGRSDSVFPRLLNLARLGLGGQQGDGQQYMAWVHEHDAARSTQWLLDHPELQGVFNCTAPCGEKNADMMRIIREAYGAPFGLPAPQWLLGIGAAVIGTETELILKSRWVMPKRLLDSGFKFQFEKAEYAVHDILSIRE; encoded by the coding sequence ATGAAACCTTATAAAAAAATAGTGCTGGCAGGCGGCAATGGCTACCTCGGCACGGTACTGGCAAAATACTACCGCGATTTGGCTAATGAAGTGATTATCCTGGCCCGTAAACAAAAACCGGTTGACGGTAATGTGCACACCGCCCTTTGGGATGGAGAAACAGAAGCCGGCTGGACGGTTCACCTTGCCGGGGCCGAAATGCTCATCAACCTCTGTGGCAAAAACGTAAACTGCCGTTATACCGAAAAAAACAAACAGGAGATTGTGCGCTCAAGAGTTGTCCCCACTCAACTGCTGGGCCGCGTGATTAATAAAATGACCGATCCGCCTAAACTGTGGATCAACCTGAGCTCTGCCACCATTTACCGTCATGCCGAAGATCACCCGCAGGATGAGGAAACCGGCGAGATTGGTTACGGCTTTTCTATAGATGTTTGCAACATCTGGGAAAAAACCTTTTTTGAGGCCGATACGCCGCATACCCGTAAAGTGGCATTGCGCATGGGAATTGTGCTGGGCAGGAGCGACAGCGTTTTTCCGCGCCTGCTTAACCTGGCCAGGCTGGGCCTCGGCGGGCAACAGGGAGATGGGCAGCAATACATGGCCTGGGTACATGAACATGATGCTGCCCGCAGCACCCAATGGCTGCTTGATCATCCCGAATTGCAGGGCGTATTTAACTGTACCGCTCCCTGTGGCGAAAAAAATGCCGATATGATGCGTATTATCCGCGAGGCTTATGGCGCGCCGTTTGGCTTACCCGCCCCGCAATGGTTGTTAGGCATTGGCGCGGCAGTGATAGGCACCGAAACCGAGCTGATATTAAAAAGCCGATGGGTAATGCCTAAACGTTTGCTGGATAGTGGTTTTAAGTTTCAGTTTGAAAAGGCAGAGTATGCGGTGCATGATATTTTGAGTATCAGGGAGTAG
- a CDS encoding IS256 family transposase: MKKKALEQLRSGKSLYGKDGAFAPLLKSFLDAALEAELESHLDEAERSSGNRRNGKTSKNIRTSDGTISISTPRDRNSSFEPELIRKRETILAESLESKIIGMYGLGMSFRDISKHIKDMYDTDISHSTLSAITDKIIPEVKEWQSRPLDELYTIVWLDAMHYKVKEEHRMVAHAVYNILGIDRHGHKELLGMYVSQSEGANFWLSVLTDLQNRGVKDILIACIDNLNGFPQAINTVFPQTEIQTCIVHQIRNSLKYVASKDQKVFMKDLKPVYQAETLELAELRLEQLEEKWGKKYEKVLESWRNNWSKLTTYFQYDTTIRKLIYTTNTIEGFHRQIRKVTKTKGGFTSDMALLKLIYLAHNNIKQKWTMPLSNWATTAQKLAIWFPGRMILDLM; this comes from the coding sequence ATGAAAAAGAAAGCCCTTGAGCAACTCCGCTCGGGCAAATCGCTTTATGGCAAGGATGGAGCCTTTGCACCGTTGCTAAAAAGTTTCCTTGATGCCGCCCTTGAGGCGGAATTGGAAAGCCATTTAGATGAAGCAGAACGCAGTTCAGGCAATCGCAGGAACGGTAAGACCAGTAAGAATATCCGAACCTCTGATGGCACCATATCTATTAGTACCCCTCGTGATCGCAATTCCAGTTTTGAACCCGAACTGATCCGCAAACGGGAAACGATATTAGCAGAAAGTCTTGAATCCAAGATCATCGGCATGTATGGACTGGGCATGAGTTTCCGCGATATATCAAAGCATATCAAAGACATGTATGATACAGATATCAGTCACAGTACCTTATCTGCTATAACAGATAAGATCATTCCTGAAGTAAAAGAATGGCAATCAAGGCCGCTGGATGAACTTTACACCATTGTTTGGCTGGATGCGATGCATTACAAGGTTAAAGAGGAACACCGCATGGTAGCGCATGCTGTTTATAACATTCTTGGTATTGACCGTCACGGTCACAAGGAGTTGTTAGGAATGTATGTATCTCAAAGCGAAGGCGCTAATTTTTGGTTAAGTGTATTGACCGACCTTCAAAACAGAGGTGTAAAAGACATCCTGATTGCTTGCATTGATAACCTCAATGGATTCCCACAGGCCATAAATACAGTATTCCCTCAAACAGAAATCCAGACCTGTATCGTCCACCAGATACGCAACAGCCTGAAGTACGTGGCTTCTAAAGATCAAAAAGTATTTATGAAAGATCTTAAGCCGGTGTACCAGGCAGAAACCCTCGAACTGGCAGAACTTCGTTTAGAGCAATTAGAAGAAAAGTGGGGTAAGAAATATGAAAAGGTATTGGAATCATGGCGTAATAACTGGTCGAAGCTGACCACGTATTTTCAGTATGATACCACTATTCGTAAACTGATCTATACCACCAATACCATCGAAGGGTTTCACCGGCAAATCAGAAAAGTAACCAAAACCAAGGGTGGTTTCACATCCGATATGGCTCTGTTAAAACTGATCTATCTGGCTCATAACAACATTAAACAAAAATGGACGATGCCACTTTCTAATTGGGCGACAACGGCCCAGAAGCTGGCCATTTGGTTTCCTGGGAGAATGATATTAGATTTGATGTAG
- a CDS encoding IS110 family transposase has translation MAKILKQVAGIDVAQKELVVSLGRMDDSIEPDIYAFKTFANKPSGFSALEVWIKKHTDKQVKVRFVMEATGVYHEKLAYHLSGLGYEVSIVLPNKINNYAKSLETKTVTDKTASQAICQFGLEKKISLWQPPKKIFRDLKQLTRERNQIIAERTVAKNQLHAENAEAFPNERSIARLHQRIRLFNEQEKEIKADLAEIIKKDKELVEKINNISTIPGVGKLTAIITMAETNGFNLIKSKKQIESYAGFDVKEKQSGSSVKGKSKISKRGNRHLRKAMYMPALAAIRHDDRFKAVFIRLVSKHGIKMKAAVAVQRKLLGLIYIVWKTDIKYDPKFLNKVTENEKVVINS, from the coding sequence ATGGCAAAAATTTTAAAACAGGTAGCAGGCATTGATGTAGCTCAAAAAGAGTTGGTAGTTTCTCTTGGACGTATGGATGATTCTATTGAACCAGATATCTATGCTTTCAAAACATTTGCCAATAAACCATCTGGGTTTTCTGCTTTAGAAGTATGGATAAAGAAACATACGGATAAACAGGTAAAGGTCCGGTTTGTAATGGAAGCAACGGGCGTTTATCACGAAAAATTAGCGTATCATCTTTCAGGCCTGGGCTATGAAGTAAGTATTGTACTTCCTAATAAGATCAACAATTATGCTAAGTCACTCGAAACAAAAACGGTCACCGACAAAACAGCATCACAGGCTATCTGCCAGTTTGGACTGGAAAAGAAGATTAGTTTATGGCAACCACCAAAAAAAATATTCAGAGACCTTAAACAATTGACACGCGAAAGGAATCAGATAATCGCAGAACGTACGGTAGCTAAAAATCAACTGCATGCAGAAAATGCAGAAGCGTTTCCCAACGAAAGAAGCATAGCCAGGCTACACCAACGCATCCGGTTATTCAATGAACAGGAAAAGGAAATTAAAGCAGACCTCGCTGAAATAATCAAAAAGGATAAGGAATTGGTTGAAAAGATAAACAATATCAGCACAATACCAGGGGTTGGGAAGCTTACAGCCATAATTACCATGGCAGAAACCAATGGCTTTAACCTGATTAAAAGTAAAAAGCAAATCGAAAGCTATGCGGGATTTGATGTAAAGGAAAAGCAATCCGGCTCATCGGTAAAAGGAAAATCCAAAATATCAAAAAGAGGGAACAGGCACTTACGTAAAGCCATGTATATGCCGGCATTAGCAGCCATCAGGCATGACGATCGGTTTAAAGCTGTATTTATTCGGCTGGTAAGTAAACACGGTATTAAGATGAAGGCAGCTGTTGCGGTACAAAGAAAGCTACTGGGGCTCATCTATATCGTTTGGAAAACTGATATTAAATATGATCCCAAATTCCTGAACAAAGTAACAGAGAACGAAAAAGTAGTTATAAATAGTTAG
- a CDS encoding DUF2339 domain-containing protein, with protein sequence MDVLTVFLLLVIIVIMLSHKGSLSKKIDDLEQKIHELKRLVEYLKTTRIVDEADKRAAAHKPVIPEPTPVPATPKPDPEPHPPVGHEIKPEPVTPPKIERHTEIIADSGSTIHRPIKTRDYEPARPREPRQSFFERHPDLEKFIGENLVNKIGIAILVLAIGFFVKYAIDNDWIGLVGRVGIGIACGGILIAVAHRLRNSYKAFSSVLVGGGLAVFYFTITLAFQQFHLFSQITAFIILIVITVFAVALSLLYDKQELAVVALVGGFASPFMVSNGSANYSGLLTYLLILNTGLLVIAYFKAWRVLNIVSFGFTVIVFSTVLYTLPPAAYRTGFIFASIFYALYFAVNVANNVRENKKFIASDFTILLLNTGLYFSAGLYLLTLMHDEQYRGLFCVSLAIVNLVLSYILFRNRKVDTNILYLLIGITLTFISLAAPIQLHGHSITIFWASEAVLLYWLYQKSNIGLMKYTSLLLWVAMLLSLLMDWYQIYSDASATLTIIANKGFITTLCAAVSSFLLAVLMADNTIQTKRGLVIDRRIFSITGLILLFLSGLVEINHQFLNRFPYTGLNVLYMMVYTPVFVFVYYLVSFKIAVINFTENLKLGLLLTCIVVYLLLTPQFFDLQYVMLETGKVPASHFMAHWIGAVFVALLLYRVIMLSRKSQSAGAIGLFTWGLSIVVVVFLSLEVSLMSNLLFYNQTHSIDRIETVYIKTGLPILWGLLSFELMWLGMKYKQRMMRVASLTLFSLTLVKLFLFDIKNIPVWGKIVAFFCLGVLLLIVAFMYQRTAKKTADEEEAKQNE encoded by the coding sequence ATGGATGTATTAACCGTCTTTTTATTGCTGGTGATCATTGTTATAATGCTAAGCCACAAGGGCAGTTTAAGCAAAAAGATCGACGATCTCGAACAAAAAATACACGAATTAAAGCGCCTTGTTGAATATCTGAAAACTACCAGGATAGTTGATGAAGCCGATAAAAGAGCAGCGGCCCATAAACCGGTTATTCCTGAGCCAACGCCGGTCCCCGCCACACCAAAGCCAGACCCGGAACCACACCCTCCTGTTGGTCATGAAATAAAACCCGAGCCTGTTACACCGCCTAAAATTGAACGGCATACCGAAATTATTGCAGATAGCGGCTCAACCATCCATCGCCCAATAAAAACCCGCGATTATGAACCGGCTAGACCACGCGAACCACGTCAGTCGTTTTTTGAACGCCATCCCGACCTGGAAAAATTTATCGGCGAAAACCTTGTTAACAAAATCGGTATTGCCATATTGGTATTGGCCATTGGCTTTTTTGTTAAATATGCTATCGATAATGATTGGATAGGCCTGGTTGGTCGTGTAGGTATTGGTATAGCCTGCGGCGGCATTTTAATAGCGGTGGCGCACCGGTTACGCAACAGCTACAAGGCTTTCAGCTCGGTATTGGTTGGCGGCGGTTTGGCTGTTTTTTATTTTACCATTACGCTGGCTTTTCAACAGTTTCACTTATTTAGCCAGATAACTGCTTTTATTATTTTAATTGTGATTACCGTTTTTGCGGTAGCATTGTCATTATTGTATGATAAGCAGGAACTGGCGGTGGTAGCTTTGGTGGGCGGCTTCGCCAGTCCGTTTATGGTGAGTAATGGCAGCGCAAATTACAGCGGCCTGTTAACTTACCTGCTTATATTGAATACCGGCCTGCTCGTTATAGCCTACTTCAAAGCCTGGCGGGTGCTCAATATCGTATCGTTCGGGTTTACGGTTATTGTTTTTTCAACCGTGTTGTATACACTTCCGCCTGCTGCTTACCGTACCGGGTTTATTTTCGCCAGTATATTTTATGCGCTGTACTTTGCGGTGAATGTGGCTAATAACGTGCGGGAGAATAAAAAATTCATCGCTTCGGATTTTACTATCCTGCTGCTCAATACCGGGCTGTACTTCTCGGCGGGGCTGTACCTGCTTACGCTGATGCATGATGAGCAATATCGCGGGTTGTTTTGCGTGAGTTTGGCGATAGTGAACCTTGTTCTGTCGTACATATTATTCCGCAACCGCAAGGTGGATACCAATATTCTGTACCTGCTTATCGGTATTACGTTAACCTTTATATCGCTGGCTGCGCCGATACAGCTGCATGGGCATAGCATCACCATCTTCTGGGCTTCGGAAGCGGTGCTCTTATACTGGCTCTACCAAAAATCAAACATCGGCTTAATGAAATATACCTCGTTATTGCTGTGGGTGGCTATGCTTTTGAGCCTGCTGATGGATTGGTACCAAATTTACAGTGATGCCTCTGCAACACTCACCATCATCGCCAACAAAGGGTTTATTACTACACTTTGCGCTGCGGTTAGCTCATTCCTGCTGGCGGTGCTAATGGCCGATAACACAATACAAACCAAAAGAGGACTGGTGATAGACCGGCGAATTTTCAGCATAACCGGGTTGATCCTTTTGTTTTTGAGCGGACTGGTTGAGATCAACCACCAATTCCTGAACAGGTTCCCTTATACCGGTTTGAATGTGTTGTATATGATGGTATATACGCCGGTGTTTGTATTTGTTTACTACCTGGTATCCTTTAAAATAGCGGTTATCAATTTTACCGAAAACCTGAAGCTCGGCTTGTTATTAACCTGCATTGTGGTTTACCTGTTATTAACCCCACAGTTTTTTGATCTGCAATATGTAATGCTCGAAACCGGTAAAGTGCCTGCAAGTCATTTTATGGCACATTGGATAGGGGCTGTGTTTGTTGCCCTGTTGCTTTACCGGGTAATTATGTTAAGCCGCAAAAGTCAAAGCGCCGGCGCGATAGGCCTGTTTACCTGGGGCTTAAGCATAGTGGTAGTGGTGTTTTTAAGTTTAGAGGTAAGCCTGATGAGCAACCTGTTATTTTATAACCAGACGCACTCGATAGATAGAATAGAAACCGTATACATTAAAACCGGTCTGCCCATCCTTTGGGGACTGCTCTCCTTCGAGCTGATGTGGCTGGGGATGAAGTACAAACAGCGGATGATGCGCGTTGCTTCATTAACGCTGTTCTCGCTTACCTTAGTAAAATTGTTTTTGTTCGATATTAAAAACATCCCGGTTTGGGGTAAAATTGTGGCTTTCTTTTGTTTGGGCGTATTGCTGCTTATAGTGGCCTTTATGTACCAGCGAACCGCCAAAAAAACCGCCGATGAAGAGGAGGCTAAGCAAAATGAATAA